A DNA window from Gillisia sp. Hel1_33_143 contains the following coding sequences:
- a CDS encoding TerC family protein codes for MEIFLHADTWIALLTLSFMEIVLGIDNIIFISLVAGKLPIEQQKKARIGGLSAALIMRVLLLLSITWIIGLTQPVLTFNEFELSWRDIILIAGGIFLLVKSTLEIHHKVEGKVEEEKQVTKINSFGYAILQIVLLDIIFSFDSILTAIGLTDQLLLMIIAVVISIIIMMIFAKAVGDFVNDHPTIQILALSFLILIGVMLIVEGMHYHVPKGYIYFSVFFSLAIEMLNMRFRKKNTSV; via the coding sequence ATGGAAATATTCTTACATGCAGATACCTGGATCGCACTTTTAACTCTTTCTTTTATGGAAATAGTTTTAGGCATAGACAACATTATCTTTATTTCATTAGTAGCAGGAAAACTTCCCATAGAACAGCAAAAAAAGGCTCGTATTGGTGGTTTATCTGCTGCCCTAATTATGCGAGTTCTATTACTTTTAAGCATTACCTGGATCATAGGGCTTACCCAACCGGTTCTTACCTTTAACGAATTTGAACTTAGCTGGAGAGATATTATCCTCATTGCCGGAGGGATTTTTCTACTCGTTAAGAGTACGCTAGAAATCCATCACAAGGTAGAAGGAAAGGTAGAGGAAGAGAAACAGGTAACAAAGATCAACTCTTTTGGATACGCTATTCTCCAAATAGTACTATTAGATATTATCTTTTCTTTTGATTCCATTTTAACAGCTATAGGGCTTACAGATCAACTTTTACTCATGATAATTGCAGTGGTGATTTCCATCATTATTATGATGATCTTTGCAAAGGCAGTTGGAGATTTTGTAAATGATCACCCTACCATTCAGATACTAGCGCTTTCTTTCCTAATTCTAATTGGAGTGATGCTTATAGTAGAAGGGATGCATTATCATGTTCCAAAAGGATATATCTACTTTTCAGTATTCTTCTCATTAGCTATAGAAATGTTGAATATGCGCTTCAGAAAGAAAAATACCTCAGTCTAA
- a CDS encoding DUF3037 domain-containing protein, protein MPEKHLYEYATIRVLPRVEREEFLNVGIILFSKREKFLKVLYTLDEHRLRCLCKDFDIEEIRKNLDSFEKIALGSKEGGPIAQMDIPSRFRWLTAVRSSVIQTSRPHPGLCPELDKTITRLFNELVL, encoded by the coding sequence ATGCCAGAAAAGCACTTATATGAGTATGCTACAATAAGAGTACTTCCACGTGTTGAGCGAGAAGAGTTCTTAAATGTAGGTATCATTCTTTTTTCTAAGCGCGAGAAATTTCTTAAAGTGCTTTACACTCTAGACGAACATAGATTACGATGCCTTTGCAAAGATTTTGATATTGAAGAGATCAGAAAAAATCTCGATTCTTTTGAAAAAATTGCATTGGGCTCTAAAGAGGGAGGGCCAATTGCACAAATGGATATTCCTTCTAGATTTAGATGGCTTACGGCAGTAAGAAGTTCTGTAATTCAAACTTCCAGACCGCATCCTGGATTATGCCCAGAATTAGATAAAACCATTACACGATTATTTAACGAGTTGGTGCTATAA
- a CDS encoding HipA family kinase encodes MKNNPELRTVTVTRYITPLREGGSLPALAEADDDFKYVLKFKGAGHGVKALIAELLGCEIARALGFKVPELVYANLDEAFGRTEADEEIQDLLQSSQGLNLALHFLSGAINFDPVVTQVDPLLASKIVWLDSFITNVDRTFRNTNMLMWHKELWLIDHGASFYFHHSWTNMEKQAKTPFALIKDHVLLPQASKLEEADLFSKQLLSEEKIRQIVDLIPEEWLNWEGYDENMQEIKETYTQFLLVRLENSEIFLKEAQNARKALI; translated from the coding sequence ATGAAAAACAATCCAGAATTAAGAACGGTAACTGTTACCAGATACATCACGCCTCTTAGAGAAGGCGGCTCCTTACCTGCTTTGGCAGAAGCCGATGATGATTTTAAATATGTTTTAAAATTTAAAGGTGCAGGACATGGGGTAAAAGCGCTAATTGCAGAGTTATTGGGCTGCGAAATAGCACGTGCTCTAGGTTTTAAAGTACCGGAACTTGTTTATGCTAATTTAGATGAAGCTTTTGGAAGAACAGAGGCAGATGAAGAGATACAAGATCTTTTGCAATCTAGCCAAGGTTTGAACTTAGCCTTGCACTTTTTGTCTGGCGCTATAAATTTTGATCCGGTAGTTACGCAGGTAGATCCATTACTTGCCTCCAAGATCGTGTGGTTAGATTCCTTTATTACAAATGTAGATAGAACTTTCAGAAATACCAATATGCTCATGTGGCATAAAGAATTGTGGCTTATAGACCATGGAGCTTCCTTCTACTTTCATCACTCATGGACCAATATGGAGAAACAGGCAAAAACTCCCTTTGCCCTAATTAAAGACCATGTTCTTCTACCTCAAGCCTCTAAATTAGAAGAGGCAGACCTTTTCTCTAAACAGCTTCTATCAGAAGAAAAAATTAGACAGATAGTAGACCTAATACCAGAAGAATGGTTGAATTGGGAAGGTTATGATGAAAACATGCAGGAGATCAAAGAAACCTATACTCAGTTCTTATTAGTGAGATTAGAAAATTCAGAAATATTTTTAAAAGAAGCACAAAATGCCAGAAAAGCACTTATATGA
- a CDS encoding site-specific integrase, with translation MSSNAKIVLRKKPNKEGLYPLAIRITKNRRSTYQYIGHYIELEDWDEKNIRVKKSHINFKTLNNLLSLKLSELNNALITLQSEQKDASANQIKKEIYSSGINATFFELAQEHLDDLESTEKLNRLSTDKAWLSFIIKYHNSKQLSFQEIDERFLKKLMLTLKVKYSLSETSIMNILVFVRLLFNRAIKYKIVSRELYPFGGDKIKIKFPETTKVGLNILEIQQIENLINLKPSEIHTRNVWLFSFNFAGMRVSDVLRTKWSDIYDNRLHYRMHKNAKLLSLKIPEKVLKILDQYKDDKRSDDDFVFPELKKADPENAKDLYNKRKTATKRFNDNLKSISKKAKINKKITMHIARHSFGNIAGDAIHPLMLQKLYRHSDLKTTLNYQANFIHKEADDALDSVINF, from the coding sequence ATGTCATCAAACGCTAAAATAGTTCTTCGCAAAAAGCCTAATAAAGAAGGCTTGTATCCTCTTGCCATACGTATTACAAAAAATCGTCGCTCAACATACCAATATATAGGTCACTACATTGAATTGGAAGATTGGGATGAAAAGAATATTCGGGTTAAGAAATCACACATAAATTTCAAAACCTTGAACAATTTGTTATCCTTGAAACTTTCTGAATTAAACAATGCTCTTATTACGCTTCAATCCGAACAAAAAGATGCTTCTGCCAATCAAATTAAGAAGGAAATATATTCCTCCGGTATCAATGCTACATTCTTTGAATTAGCACAAGAACATCTTGACGATTTAGAAAGTACAGAAAAGCTAAATCGTTTATCTACTGATAAAGCGTGGTTGAGCTTTATTATAAAATATCACAATTCGAAACAATTGTCTTTTCAAGAAATTGATGAACGTTTTCTTAAAAAACTGATGTTAACTTTAAAAGTTAAGTACTCCCTGTCTGAAACCTCAATAATGAACATTTTGGTATTTGTAAGGCTATTATTTAACAGAGCAATTAAATACAAAATTGTAAGCAGAGAATTATATCCCTTCGGTGGCGATAAAATAAAAATCAAATTTCCTGAAACTACCAAAGTCGGACTAAATATTTTAGAGATTCAACAAATTGAAAATTTGATAAATCTCAAACCTTCTGAAATACATACTAGAAATGTTTGGCTTTTTAGTTTCAATTTTGCTGGTATGAGGGTTTCTGATGTTCTACGAACCAAATGGTCAGATATTTATGATAACAGGCTGCATTATAGAATGCATAAAAACGCAAAACTTCTATCATTAAAAATTCCTGAAAAAGTACTAAAGATTTTAGACCAATATAAAGATGATAAAAGAAGTGATGATGATTTTGTTTTCCCTGAATTGAAAAAGGCAGACCCTGAAAATGCGAAAGATTTATATAACAAGAGAAAAACTGCTACAAAGAGGTTTAATGACAATCTAAAATCAATCTCTAAAAAGGCTAAAATAAATAAGAAAATAACGATGCACATAGCACGGCATAGTTTTGGAAATATTGCTGGGGATGCCATTCATCCGTTGATGCTACAGAAATTATATCGCCATAGTGATTTGAAAACCACCTTGAACTATCAAGCCAATTTCATCCATAAAGAGGCAGATGATGCATTGGATAGTGTTATAAACTTTTGA
- a CDS encoding zinc-dependent peptidase, with translation MVYILILVVILLFAIHFYRKEKRHSVKPFPEHWHKLLMENVLYYKNLSKGRQLVFQQKMMQFLSEVYIDGVQFELEELDKILIAASAVIPVFGFKEWHYTNLSGILLYPDNFNEDMQFSSKDNSRNIGGIVGNGRFEKQMILSKKALYHGFRNTTDKSNTGIHEFVHLIDKLDDRTDGVPERLLEHQYAIPWLNLIHKEIEAINDNHSDIRKYGGTNQAEFFAVASEYFFERPDLLKKKHPELYKMLVKCFNQKLANPIKN, from the coding sequence ATGGTTTATATTTTAATTTTGGTTGTGATTCTTCTGTTTGCTATTCATTTTTATCGAAAAGAGAAACGGCATAGCGTAAAGCCATTTCCAGAGCATTGGCACAAATTATTAATGGAGAATGTTCTTTATTATAAAAATCTTTCAAAAGGCAGGCAACTTGTTTTTCAACAAAAAATGATGCAGTTTTTAAGTGAGGTTTATATAGATGGCGTGCAGTTTGAATTGGAAGAATTAGACAAAATTTTAATTGCAGCAAGTGCGGTAATTCCTGTTTTCGGCTTTAAAGAATGGCATTACACTAATTTAAGTGGAATCCTCTTATATCCAGATAATTTTAATGAAGATATGCAATTTAGCAGTAAGGATAACTCGCGCAATATTGGTGGGATAGTCGGGAACGGACGTTTTGAGAAACAAATGATTTTATCTAAAAAAGCATTGTATCACGGTTTTAGAAACACAACAGATAAAAGCAATACAGGCATACACGAATTTGTACACCTTATTGATAAGCTGGATGATAGAACAGATGGCGTTCCAGAGCGATTATTAGAACATCAATATGCAATACCTTGGCTGAATTTAATTCATAAGGAAATAGAAGCCATAAACGACAACCATTCTGATATCAGAAAATATGGTGGTACAAACCAAGCAGAATTCTTTGCAGTAGCTTCAGAATATTTCTTCGAGCGCCCAGATTTGCTCAAAAAGAAACATCCAGAACTTTATAAAATGTTAGTTAAATGCTTCAATCAAAAATTAGCAAATCCAATTAAAAATTAG
- a CDS encoding heavy-metal-associated domain-containing protein, with the protein MKTLKFKTNINCGGCVSKVTPFLNKQEGVESWEVDTANPDKILTIESDGASEEDVKATLQKVGFKAEPVD; encoded by the coding sequence ATGAAAACTTTAAAATTTAAAACAAATATCAATTGTGGTGGTTGTGTATCAAAAGTGACCCCTTTTTTAAACAAGCAAGAAGGTGTCGAAAGTTGGGAAGTGGATACCGCTAATCCTGATAAAATTTTAACCATAGAAAGCGATGGTGCTTCAGAAGAAGATGTAAAGGCTACCTTGCAAAAGGTAGGCTTTAAAGCGGAACCTGTAGATTAA
- a CDS encoding heavy metal translocating P-type ATPase: METINIFETKEKKQKQGIKESFPVTGMTCASCAASVESVLKHTEGVFDASVNFANSSVLVEYDKELSPNQLQNALREVGYDIIIDTENPSEVQQELQQKHYQDIKKRTIWSAILTLPIFVLGMFYMQWEPGKWISLVLTFPILFWFGRSFFINAFKQAKHGKANMDTLVALSTGIAFLFSVFNTFFPKFWLSRGIEPHVYYEAATVIITFISLGKLLEEKAKSNTSSAIKKLMGLQPKTLKIIENGEGKEIPISSVQVGQTILVRPGEKIPVDGEVSKGSSYVDESMITGEPVPVQKSQGEKVFAGTVNQKGSFQFTAEKVGGETLLSQIIKMVQEAQGSKAPVQKLVDKIAGIFVPVVLVISIITFIVWMSVGGDNAFSQALLTSVAVLVIACPCALGLATPTAIMVGIGKGAENNILIKDAESLELGYKVNAIILDKTGTITEGKPLVTDIIWKNNLENQNEYKQILLAIEAQSEHPLAEAVVNHLKDEKVEQAEIASFESITGKGVKAQSENGSKYYVGNHKLMVEKNIEIESSLMQTAESLEEQAKTVIFFGNEKQVLAILAIADKIKETSEKAIVTLQERGIEVCMLTGDNNKTASAVAKQVGITNYQGEVMPSDKAAFVEKLQADGKIVAMVGDGINDSQALAQANVSIAMGKGSDIAMDVAKMTLITSDLRSIPKALELSKRTVLGIRQNLFWAFIYNLIGIPIAAGVLYPVNGFLLDPMIAGMAMAFSSVSVVLNSLRLKGVKL, encoded by the coding sequence ATGGAGACAATCAACATATTTGAAACCAAAGAAAAGAAGCAAAAACAGGGAATAAAAGAATCATTTCCTGTTACGGGAATGACCTGTGCATCTTGTGCAGCGAGCGTTGAATCTGTTTTAAAACACACAGAAGGAGTGTTTGATGCCAGCGTCAATTTCGCTAATAGTTCTGTTCTTGTGGAATACGACAAAGAGTTGAGTCCTAATCAACTTCAAAATGCACTTCGCGAGGTAGGCTATGATATTATTATAGATACAGAAAATCCTTCGGAAGTACAACAAGAACTTCAGCAAAAGCATTATCAGGACATAAAAAAACGTACCATCTGGTCGGCTATCCTTACACTACCCATTTTTGTTTTGGGAATGTTCTATATGCAATGGGAACCAGGCAAATGGATTTCTTTGGTATTGACTTTTCCTATACTCTTTTGGTTTGGGCGCAGCTTTTTCATCAATGCCTTCAAGCAGGCCAAACACGGAAAAGCCAATATGGATACATTGGTAGCTTTAAGCACCGGAATCGCTTTTCTGTTTAGTGTGTTCAATACTTTTTTTCCTAAATTTTGGTTGAGTCGTGGTATCGAACCTCACGTGTATTACGAAGCGGCTACCGTGATTATCACTTTTATTTCCTTGGGGAAACTATTGGAAGAAAAAGCAAAATCAAATACATCTTCGGCCATTAAAAAACTAATGGGTCTTCAGCCTAAAACCCTTAAAATTATTGAGAATGGGGAAGGGAAGGAAATCCCTATTTCATCGGTACAGGTGGGTCAGACCATTTTGGTACGTCCCGGAGAAAAGATTCCTGTGGATGGCGAAGTTTCTAAAGGAAGCTCGTATGTAGATGAAAGTATGATAACGGGAGAACCTGTTCCCGTTCAGAAATCCCAAGGGGAAAAGGTCTTCGCAGGCACGGTAAATCAAAAAGGGAGCTTTCAATTTACTGCCGAAAAAGTAGGTGGAGAAACCTTACTATCACAAATCATTAAAATGGTTCAGGAAGCTCAAGGAAGCAAGGCGCCGGTTCAAAAGCTGGTTGATAAGATTGCCGGAATATTTGTTCCTGTCGTATTAGTCATTTCTATCATTACATTCATTGTCTGGATGTCAGTTGGTGGCGATAACGCATTTTCACAAGCCTTGTTGACCTCTGTAGCCGTGTTGGTTATCGCTTGTCCTTGCGCATTGGGCTTGGCAACACCTACCGCAATTATGGTGGGAATTGGTAAAGGCGCAGAAAATAATATTTTGATAAAGGATGCCGAAAGTTTAGAACTCGGTTATAAAGTGAATGCTATTATCCTTGATAAAACGGGTACAATTACCGAAGGAAAACCCTTAGTAACTGATATAATTTGGAAGAATAACCTTGAAAATCAAAATGAATACAAGCAAATTCTTTTGGCTATAGAAGCACAATCGGAACATCCTTTGGCGGAAGCAGTAGTCAACCATTTAAAAGATGAAAAGGTTGAACAAGCTGAAATTGCTTCTTTTGAAAGTATTACAGGAAAAGGTGTAAAGGCGCAATCAGAGAATGGTTCAAAATATTATGTGGGTAACCATAAACTAATGGTCGAAAAGAATATTGAAATTGAATCTTCTTTAATGCAAACAGCAGAAAGTCTCGAAGAGCAGGCTAAAACGGTCATATTCTTTGGTAATGAAAAACAAGTGCTGGCGATACTCGCCATTGCAGACAAGATTAAGGAAACTTCAGAAAAGGCCATAGTAACGCTTCAGGAAAGAGGTATTGAGGTTTGTATGCTTACAGGAGATAATAATAAAACCGCATCTGCTGTCGCAAAACAAGTCGGAATAACAAATTACCAAGGCGAAGTAATGCCTTCGGACAAAGCAGCTTTTGTTGAAAAATTGCAGGCGGACGGAAAGATAGTCGCAATGGTTGGCGATGGTATTAATGATTCCCAGGCTTTGGCGCAAGCCAATGTGAGTATTGCAATGGGAAAAGGTTCAGATATAGCGATGGACGTAGCAAAAATGACCTTGATAACATCAGATTTACGATCCATCCCAAAAGCGCTGGAATTATCAAAAAGAACGGTGTTGGGCATACGTCAGAATCTATTTTGGGCATTCATTTATAATCTCATTGGTATTCCAATTGCAGCAGGCGTTTTGTATCCCGTAAATGGGTTCTTATTAGACCCAATGATAGCAGGAATGGCAATGGCTTTCAGTAGCGTGTCTGTAGTTCTAAATAGTTTAAGGCTTAAAGGAGTAAAACTTTAA
- a CDS encoding four-helix bundle copper-binding protein: protein MKNSKLIEALNNCVAHCNYCADACLGEDNIKMMVDCIRTDRACAEICSATANLLASNYKDVRGMVEQCRDICKKCADVCAKHDHKHCQECADACRKCEEACNEYLK, encoded by the coding sequence ATGAAAAATTCAAAATTAATCGAAGCTTTAAACAATTGTGTAGCACATTGTAATTACTGTGCAGATGCCTGTCTTGGCGAAGACAACATCAAGATGATGGTAGATTGTATAAGAACTGATAGGGCTTGTGCTGAAATCTGTAGTGCAACTGCAAATTTACTTGCGTCAAATTATAAGGATGTAAGAGGTATGGTAGAGCAATGCCGTGATATCTGTAAAAAATGCGCTGATGTATGTGCCAAGCACGATCACAAACATTGTCAAGAATGTGCAGATGCCTGTAGAAAATGTGAGGAAGCTTGTAACGAATATTTAAAATAA
- a CDS encoding efflux RND transporter periplasmic adaptor subunit: MNKNILYIAIAVIIGLGAGWLIFGKGSSDTMANKDISDMSDQHDHSGETEDQMWTCSMHPQIMQPEAGDCPICGMDLIPAEAGVEGLAANEIKMTENAMALANIQTTIVGNLQTSDDGIISLSGKIAANEENNTVQANYFKGRIERLNVNYEGQQVNRGQLLATIYAPDLVAAQQELITAASLKASQPALYKAVRNKLKNWKLSDSQINSIEESGTVRENFPIYATVSGTVSEVMAAQGDYVNQGQPIVKLSNLNSVWAEFDAYERQISQLKEGQKVTITSNAYPNKEFEASVSFIDPTLNTKSRTVSVRATLNNKENLLKPGMFVTAKVAMTKGNTMESAISIPATAVMWTGERSLVYVKTNPNEPVFEMQEVTLGTKNGENYTIIEGLSNGDEVVTNGTFTVDAAAQLQGKKSMMNASGGKTMTGHEGHLGMENLNNTVDAAKRMDVASKFQEQLKTVFDDYIMLKTALTNDQSEKAKTAAQTLQKSLTQVDLALLKDKNANNHWAQLEKELKASSNEIAQTSDIKTQRNHFISLSAHLINAMKAFGINQEIYIDFCPMANNNEGAYWLSTEKKIQNPYYGQAMLKCGEVTETVQ, from the coding sequence ATGAATAAGAACATTTTATATATAGCAATAGCCGTAATCATAGGTTTGGGCGCAGGCTGGCTCATTTTTGGAAAGGGGTCAAGTGATACTATGGCAAATAAGGATATATCCGATATGTCTGATCAACACGACCACTCTGGCGAAACCGAAGACCAAATGTGGACGTGCTCGATGCACCCACAGATAATGCAACCCGAAGCTGGCGATTGCCCTATATGTGGGATGGACTTAATCCCTGCGGAAGCTGGTGTTGAAGGTCTTGCGGCAAACGAGATTAAAATGACCGAAAACGCAATGGCGTTAGCGAATATTCAGACTACTATCGTGGGGAATTTACAAACAAGCGATGATGGGATCATATCGCTTTCGGGAAAAATAGCTGCAAACGAAGAAAACAATACCGTACAAGCCAATTATTTTAAGGGAAGGATTGAGCGACTTAATGTCAACTATGAAGGTCAGCAAGTAAACCGTGGTCAGTTATTGGCAACGATCTACGCACCAGACCTTGTAGCGGCGCAGCAGGAATTAATTACAGCTGCATCGCTGAAAGCATCGCAACCAGCGTTATACAAAGCGGTGCGCAATAAACTAAAAAACTGGAAACTTTCGGACTCACAAATCAATTCTATAGAAGAAAGTGGAACAGTTCGCGAAAACTTCCCCATTTATGCAACGGTTTCAGGAACGGTTTCAGAAGTAATGGCAGCACAAGGCGATTATGTTAATCAAGGACAGCCTATTGTGAAGTTGAGCAATCTTAATTCGGTTTGGGCAGAATTTGATGCCTACGAAAGACAAATCTCGCAACTGAAGGAAGGTCAAAAGGTAACCATCACTAGTAACGCTTATCCCAATAAAGAATTTGAAGCATCGGTTTCATTTATCGACCCTACTTTGAATACAAAGTCCAGAACTGTTTCAGTGCGCGCCACATTGAACAATAAGGAAAATCTATTAAAACCAGGAATGTTCGTAACCGCAAAAGTGGCAATGACAAAAGGCAATACTATGGAAAGTGCGATAAGCATACCTGCAACGGCAGTAATGTGGACAGGCGAGCGCTCATTGGTGTACGTAAAGACCAATCCCAATGAACCCGTTTTTGAAATGCAAGAAGTGACTTTGGGAACGAAAAATGGTGAGAACTATACCATTATCGAAGGGCTTTCTAACGGCGATGAAGTGGTAACCAACGGAACATTTACCGTAGATGCCGCTGCACAGTTACAAGGAAAAAAATCTATGATGAATGCATCAGGTGGTAAAACAATGACAGGTCACGAAGGGCATTTGGGAATGGAAAATTTAAACAACACAGTTGATGCCGCCAAGCGTATGGATGTAGCTTCCAAATTCCAAGAGCAGCTCAAAACAGTTTTTGATGATTATATTATGCTTAAAACAGCATTGACAAACGACCAAAGTGAAAAAGCAAAAACGGCCGCACAGACCTTACAGAAAAGTTTAACACAAGTTGACCTTGCTTTGCTAAAGGATAAAAATGCGAATAACCACTGGGCGCAACTTGAAAAAGAATTGAAGGCTTCCTCAAATGAAATTGCCCAGACATCCGATATTAAAACCCAGAGAAATCATTTTATCAGTCTTTCAGCACACCTCATAAATGCAATGAAAGCGTTTGGCATCAACCAAGAAATTTACATAGATTTTTGTCCAATGGCAAATAATAATGAAGGCGCATATTGGTTGAGCACAGAAAAAAAGATACAAAATCCCTATTACGGACAAGCAATGTTGAAATGTGGGGAAGTAACAGAAACCGTACAATAG
- a CDS encoding DUF305 domain-containing protein codes for MNSQEQNHKAMKKGNYGKFVGMLAASFVAMYITMYLNTYEWDHVWFSLTRFYMVCLGIATMSIIMFVAMRGMYQNKKKNIAIVLGSIVLFVGALGLVRDQKSTVGDVLWMKAMIPHHSIAILTSERADIKDPEVKKLAEDIIKAQRREIAEMKAMIERLENEK; via the coding sequence ATGAATTCACAAGAACAAAATCACAAAGCAATGAAAAAAGGAAACTATGGAAAATTTGTAGGTATGCTCGCAGCATCGTTTGTAGCAATGTACATCACAATGTACTTGAATACTTATGAATGGGACCACGTTTGGTTTAGCCTTACAAGATTCTATATGGTCTGTTTAGGTATAGCTACTATGTCCATCATAATGTTCGTGGCGATGAGAGGTATGTATCAAAATAAAAAGAAAAATATAGCCATAGTTCTGGGAAGTATCGTTCTCTTTGTAGGTGCTTTGGGACTGGTACGTGACCAAAAGTCAACCGTAGGCGACGTACTTTGGATGAAAGCAATGATACCACACCATTCAATTGCCATTTTAACAAGCGAACGTGCCGACATTAAAGACCCAGAAGTTAAGAAACTGGCAGAAGATATTATTAAGGCACAACGACGAGAAATTGCCGAAATGAAGGCGATGATTGAACGTTTAGAAAACGAAAAATAA